In Acetoanaerobium noterae, a single genomic region encodes these proteins:
- a CDS encoding ClbS/DfsB family four-helix bundle protein: MQQYDNKEQLIAEILKTAKLFIDEFDGISDDDKHKMIEGIDKTPMQMIAYQLGWMNLIMGWDKDEKEGIEVVTPSPEYKWNKLGGLYESFYDTYKSYSLNELKELFRCSVNEIVYWIKGFSNEELFNQDVRKWASSTPSKWPIWKWIHINTVAPFKSFRIKIRKWKKIALKYRIFNYI, encoded by the coding sequence ATGCAGCAGTATGATAATAAAGAACAATTAATTGCAGAAATACTAAAGACAGCCAAGCTTTTCATAGACGAATTTGATGGTATATCTGATGATGATAAACACAAAATGATAGAAGGTATAGATAAAACTCCCATGCAGATGATTGCTTATCAACTAGGCTGGATGAATTTAATCATGGGCTGGGATAAAGATGAAAAAGAAGGAATCGAAGTGGTTACTCCATCTCCAGAATATAAATGGAATAAACTCGGAGGACTATACGAGAGCTTTTACGATACATATAAATCATATTCTTTGAATGAATTAAAGGAGTTATTTAGATGCTCTGTTAATGAGATCGTGTATTGGATCAAAGGCTTTTCAAATGAGGAACTATTTAATCAAGATGTAAGAAAGTGGGCTTCATCCACACCATCAAAATGGCCAATTTGGAAGTGGATTCACATCAATACTGTTGCGCCTTTTAAGAGTTTCAGAATAAAAATTAGAAAATGGAAAAAAATAGCTTTGAAATATAGAATTTTCAATTATATATAG
- a CDS encoding DUF3810 domain-containing protein, whose protein sequence is MFLEVRMYKKKYRRNFKIPISLYFIFFAILTFFLGTILEARSDLLEKYYSLGINKWTIQGISSLTGLFPFSLGEIIYVSHLIALPIITCLLIWKLFKGDFLNFLGKLLIYISSVYILFMFLWGFNYSRISIAEMMNLEVSMYSKTDLYYLSLDLAEKANELSNLAKKSEAKNVNVSREYLDIFSRANEGFEVVGKDIKALSGSYGKPKSIALSRPMLYTNITGMYFPFTAEANVNTQIPMLLLPATTLHEMAHQRGIAPEDEANFTAYFVGIHHPDYDFQYSSTVLALIHTMNALSKEDYEMAKQVQTLYSENLRRDLEYYSRFWDKYEGRTSEVAEKVNDTYLKSNRQVDGVKSYGRMVDLLLAYHKQVN, encoded by the coding sequence ATGTTTTTAGAAGTTAGGATGTATAAAAAGAAATATAGAAGGAATTTTAAAATACCTATCTCGCTTTATTTTATTTTCTTTGCGATACTGACTTTCTTTTTAGGAACTATACTTGAAGCTAGGTCAGATTTATTAGAGAAATATTATTCACTTGGAATAAACAAATGGACAATTCAAGGCATAAGTAGCCTAACAGGACTTTTCCCTTTTTCGCTAGGTGAAATAATATATGTCTCTCATCTTATAGCTTTGCCGATTATAACTTGTCTATTAATTTGGAAATTATTCAAGGGAGATTTTTTAAATTTTTTAGGAAAGCTTTTAATATATATCTCATCAGTATATATTTTATTTATGTTTTTATGGGGTTTTAATTATAGCAGAATTTCTATAGCTGAGATGATGAATTTAGAAGTATCAATGTACTCTAAGACGGATTTGTATTATTTGAGCTTAGATTTAGCAGAGAAAGCTAATGAGCTTAGTAATTTGGCAAAGAAAAGTGAAGCTAAAAATGTAAATGTTTCACGTGAATATTTAGATATATTTTCAAGGGCAAATGAAGGCTTTGAAGTTGTAGGGAAAGATATTAAAGCTCTTTCAGGAAGCTATGGTAAGCCAAAATCAATAGCACTTTCACGCCCTATGCTATACACAAATATAACTGGGATGTATTTTCCTTTTACGGCTGAAGCGAATGTGAATACTCAGATACCAATGCTACTACTGCCAGCTACTACTCTTCATGAGATGGCTCACCAAAGAGGGATAGCTCCAGAAGATGAGGCGAATTTTACAGCATATTTTGTAGGGATACATCATCCGGATTACGATTTTCAGTATTCATCTACAGTGCTAGCACTGATTCACACCATGAATGCTCTTTCTAAAGAAGATTATGAAATGGCTAAGCAAGTACAGACTTTATATTCCGAAAATCTCAGAAGAGATTTAGAATATTACTCTAGGTTCTGGGATAAGTATGAAGGAAGAACCTCAGAAGTAGCTGAAAAAGTAAATGACACTTATTTAAAAAGCAATAGACAAGTAGATGGAGTAAAGAGCTATGGAAGAATGGTGGATTTATTATTGGCTTATCATAAACAAGTAAATTAG
- a CDS encoding GNAT family N-acetyltransferase, producing the protein MIIENKTIDGRKIKWILRSPVQSDGNQLSEVRLKIDGETENLDREYGEAYMSPEDFEKLIYTDSIAEKSIFLVAEVEDKIVGFARCVGNKLRRFEHKADFGICILEDYWGYGIGSTILENILAWADEVGIEKISLTVIETNNKAIDLYKKYGFVEEGRLVKDRRHRDGNYYNTVIMGRLKCF; encoded by the coding sequence ATGATTATTGAAAATAAGACAATAGATGGTAGAAAAATCAAGTGGATTCTCAGATCTCCAGTTCAATCAGATGGGAACCAACTTTCTGAAGTAAGATTAAAAATTGATGGAGAAACAGAAAATTTGGATAGAGAATATGGAGAAGCATATATGAGTCCTGAAGATTTTGAAAAACTCATATATACAGATTCTATAGCAGAAAAAAGTATATTTTTAGTTGCAGAGGTAGAGGATAAAATTGTTGGATTTGCTCGCTGTGTGGGAAATAAACTTAGAAGATTTGAACATAAAGCAGATTTTGGAATTTGTATACTAGAAGATTACTGGGGTTATGGAATTGGTAGTACTATACTTGAGAACATTTTGGCATGGGCAGATGAGGTTGGAATTGAAAAGATTTCATTGACTGTTATAGAAACAAATAATAAAGCCATAGATTTATATAAAAAATATGGTTTTGTTGAGGAAGGAAGACTGGTAAAGGATCGTAGACATAGAGATGGTAATTACTATAATACAGTTATAATGGGAAGGTTAAAATGTTTTTAG
- a CDS encoding VOC family protein, with amino-acid sequence MMQSIVHIALVVQDYDEAIDFYTKKLNFKLIEDTYQPEQDKRWVVISPPGSSGTTILLARASKPEQITFIGNQAGGRIFLFLGTDDFWRDYNNMVSIGIEFVRKPKEESYGVVAVFKDLYGNLWDLVQFNESHPMFLRVK; translated from the coding sequence ATGATGCAGTCCATTGTACATATTGCTTTAGTGGTTCAAGATTATGATGAAGCTATTGACTTCTATACAAAAAAATTGAATTTCAAGTTAATTGAGGACACTTATCAACCAGAACAAGATAAACGATGGGTAGTAATTTCACCACCAGGCTCATCTGGAACAACTATATTACTTGCAAGAGCTTCCAAACCAGAACAGATTACTTTTATTGGCAATCAAGCAGGAGGAAGAATTTTTTTATTTCTGGGAACTGACGATTTTTGGAGAGACTATAATAATATGGTATCAATAGGGATTGAATTTGTTAGAAAACCAAAAGAAGAATCATATGGCGTAGTGGCAGTATTCAAAGATTTATATGGTAATTTGTGGGATTTGGTTCAATTTAATGAATCACACCCAATGTTTCTAAGAGTAAAATAA
- a CDS encoding DNA-3-methyladenine glycosylase family protein, producing the protein MNWKNHDSYIELYPPKEFDFEQCLDFLARDAQEMLHKIKDGNLIKLLKTDEEMTLCKIESNDKAIKVEFLSGKPSYEGREEIAKYIWEWLDLDQNLEEFYSIASEDKILSPLVKRYYGLRIVGMPDLFEALVWAIIGQQINLNFAYTLKKRFVQDFGESIVFENETYWVFPSYDKIAKIEVEELRNHQFTTRKAEYIIGIAKAMTTNEISKEALLNQHDFEKIKQSLMALRGVGAWSADYVLMKCFHDNSSYPVGDVGLQNAFKSNLGLDRKPTAEEMYEYAKAWKGWEAYATFYLWRSLSDKTI; encoded by the coding sequence ATGAACTGGAAAAATCACGATTCTTATATAGAGCTATATCCACCAAAGGAATTTGATTTTGAGCAGTGCCTAGATTTTTTGGCTAGGGATGCTCAAGAAATGCTGCACAAAATTAAAGATGGGAATTTGATTAAGCTTTTAAAGACAGATGAGGAAATGACTTTATGTAAGATAGAGTCTAATGATAAGGCTATAAAGGTTGAATTTTTATCAGGGAAGCCTTCATATGAAGGAAGAGAAGAGATTGCGAAGTATATCTGGGAATGGTTGGATTTAGACCAGAATTTAGAAGAGTTTTATAGTATAGCTAGTGAGGACAAAATATTAAGCCCACTGGTTAAGAGATATTATGGACTTCGAATTGTTGGAATGCCTGATTTGTTTGAAGCTCTGGTGTGGGCAATTATAGGTCAGCAAATTAATCTAAACTTTGCCTATACTCTTAAAAAGCGTTTTGTACAGGATTTTGGAGAAAGTATAGTTTTTGAAAATGAAACTTACTGGGTTTTCCCATCATATGATAAAATAGCTAAAATTGAAGTTGAGGAGCTTAGAAACCATCAGTTTACAACTCGAAAAGCAGAATATATTATTGGGATAGCAAAAGCTATGACAACCAATGAAATTTCAAAAGAAGCCTTACTTAATCAGCATGACTTTGAGAAAATAAAGCAATCATTAATGGCATTGAGAGGGGTAGGCGCATGGTCAGCAGATTATGTACTTATGAAATGCTTCCATGACAATTCTTCATATCCTGTAGGAGATGTAGGTCTTCAAAATGCATTTAAAAGTAATTTAGGATTAGATAGAAAGCCTACAGCTGAAGAAATGTATGAATATGCTAAAGCTTGGAAAGGGTGGGAGGCTTATGCTACCTTTTATCTATGGAGGTCGTTAAGTGATAAAACTATTTAG
- a CDS encoding lysophospholipid acyltransferase family protein: MNKLLLVLISILPEVLTIKFTQLYVDFKIKKHAKLNINGLDNLENDYKRPYLFVCNHLSNSDGLILNKVLKDEKVIFVAGKKLESNSMTNLGFKTVRTIPISPNSADKSAIKSVINAVKEGNSILIFPEGTRSRTAKLIEAKKGILLFARLTTAPIVPIGMSGSEKFMPIEKDMGKEVFYDAEININIGKAFHLPTKNDSETKEEWEDRCLNHIMISIAKLLPIEYRGYYKK; the protein is encoded by the coding sequence ATGAATAAATTGTTATTGGTATTAATTAGTATATTACCAGAGGTATTGACAATTAAGTTCACACAGCTATATGTTGATTTCAAAATCAAGAAGCATGCAAAATTGAATATAAATGGGTTAGATAATTTAGAAAATGATTATAAAAGACCCTACTTATTTGTTTGCAACCATTTGAGTAATTCTGATGGGCTAATTTTAAACAAAGTGCTTAAAGATGAGAAAGTGATTTTTGTAGCAGGCAAGAAGTTAGAGTCGAATTCAATGACTAATTTGGGATTCAAAACTGTAAGAACTATACCGATATCACCAAATTCTGCTGATAAAAGTGCAATTAAGAGTGTAATTAATGCAGTAAAAGAAGGAAATAGTATTTTAATTTTTCCAGAGGGAACGAGAAGCAGAACTGCAAAGCTGATTGAAGCAAAAAAAGGGATTCTACTTTTCGCGAGGCTTACAACTGCTCCGATAGTTCCTATAGGGATGAGTGGTAGTGAGAAGTTTATGCCTATAGAAAAGGATATGGGAAAAGAAGTTTTTTATGATGCAGAAATAAACATAAATATAGGTAAAGCATTTCATTTGCCAACAAAAAATGATTCGGAGACTAAGGAAGAGTGGGAAGACAGGTGCTTGAATCATATAATGATTAGTATAGCTAAGCTGTTGCCGATAGAATATAGAGGATATTATAAAAAATAG
- a CDS encoding alpha/beta hydrolase, protein MEKIRVKVNGTELEVIQYPNKGESIIFLHFSGGNMAQWNGVVPYFIDKYNVVTLDLRGHGKSEKSLNGYTLDNMALDIIEVMNELKIMKAHIVGSSLGGEIAVSLAANYPEKIQSVVAEGAIQSFFGKNGVMDIPEEEIHNKKAELRSKRALKKNLEFSSIYEKIEAAKLKYIQADILWNLRFEEFELYDSIQIDDGKYTSCCPKWVIDEYLEDYWDIKFENYFNNIKCPVLMLPSEDEWEINEVKESIKNFQKQLNTSQVQVVNGGSHAYVALQYPLEFSNAIKNFYDNIK, encoded by the coding sequence ATGGAGAAAATAAGAGTGAAAGTTAATGGAACAGAGTTAGAGGTAATTCAATATCCTAATAAGGGAGAATCAATAATTTTTTTACATTTTTCAGGAGGGAATATGGCACAATGGAATGGAGTTGTACCATATTTTATAGATAAATATAATGTAGTTACTTTGGACCTAAGAGGCCATGGAAAATCAGAAAAATCTTTAAATGGCTATACACTGGATAATATGGCATTAGATATAATAGAAGTAATGAATGAATTAAAAATAATGAAGGCCCATATAGTAGGAAGCTCTTTAGGAGGAGAAATTGCAGTTAGCTTAGCTGCTAATTATCCAGAAAAAATACAATCGGTAGTTGCTGAAGGTGCAATTCAAAGTTTTTTTGGGAAAAATGGTGTAATGGATATACCAGAAGAAGAGATACATAATAAAAAAGCAGAACTGAGAAGCAAGAGAGCACTTAAGAAAAATCTAGAGTTTAGTTCAATATATGAAAAAATAGAAGCAGCAAAACTAAAATATATTCAAGCTGATATTTTATGGAATCTTAGATTTGAAGAATTTGAGCTATATGATAGCATACAAATTGATGATGGAAAGTATACATCTTGTTGTCCTAAATGGGTCATAGATGAATATTTAGAAGATTATTGGGATATTAAATTTGAAAACTATTTTAATAATATTAAGTGTCCTGTTTTAATGCTACCAAGTGAAGATGAATGGGAAATAAATGAAGTAAAAGAAAGCATAAAAAATTTTCAAAAGCAATTAAATACGAGTCAAGTTCAGGTTGTAAATGGAGGGAGTCATGCGTATGTGGCACTTCAGTATCCATTAGAATTTAGCAATGCTATAAAAAATTTTTATGATAATATTAAGTAG
- a CDS encoding sugar phosphate isomerase/epimerase family protein → MKKLINLANFTQTIDKFNEGKESVEDFLKHHNIDAVELMLYEEDIKVSKEIVHGLHLRTWSYWMDFWKGNHEALLHNLISKENIHELYNGSSSKALVDWYKKEFEIAKSLNVRYMVMHIADMDIHDIYTGDYRYTDEEIVSCAVDLINQAFTKDSDILLLFENMWGPGIRFDKPDLMREIYEKVNYKNKGFLFDLSHFALSQDDVYSLDELISSINTALNQMGELRKYIYGMHVSACSLGNSVEKMREGFDYKSPLLSSSLEDRYIHNLITVGKLDVHRPFEDEILKDIIDIISPEFIVYEFLYQSKDTLSDWIKTQNSYL, encoded by the coding sequence ATGAAAAAGCTAATTAACCTTGCAAACTTTACTCAGACTATAGATAAATTTAACGAAGGAAAAGAAAGCGTAGAGGATTTTTTAAAGCATCACAATATAGATGCAGTAGAGCTGATGCTTTATGAAGAAGATATAAAAGTAAGCAAAGAGATAGTTCATGGACTTCATCTTAGAACCTGGTCATACTGGATGGATTTTTGGAAGGGAAATCATGAAGCCTTGCTCCATAATCTTATTTCAAAAGAAAATATACATGAGTTATATAATGGATCGAGTTCAAAAGCTCTTGTGGATTGGTACAAAAAAGAGTTCGAAATTGCTAAATCACTTAATGTAAGGTATATGGTGATGCATATAGCAGATATGGATATTCATGATATTTACACAGGGGATTATAGGTATACAGATGAAGAGATTGTAAGCTGTGCTGTTGATTTAATTAATCAGGCTTTTACGAAAGACAGCGACATATTACTTCTTTTTGAGAATATGTGGGGACCTGGGATTAGGTTTGATAAACCAGATTTGATGAGAGAAATTTATGAAAAGGTTAACTATAAAAACAAAGGATTTTTATTTGATTTATCTCACTTTGCTTTATCACAGGACGATGTTTATTCCTTAGATGAGCTTATATCATCTATTAATACAGCTCTTAATCAAATGGGAGAGCTAAGAAAATATATTTATGGAATGCATGTATCGGCATGTAGTTTAGGAAATAGCGTAGAAAAAATGAGGGAAGGCTTTGACTATAAATCTCCACTACTATCGAGTTCCTTAGAAGACAGATACATTCATAATTTGATTACAGTAGGTAAGCTTGATGTACATAGACCTTTTGAGGATGAAATATTAAAGGACATCATAGATATTATTTCACCTGAATTTATAGTGTATGAATTTTTGTATCAGTCTAAAGATACGTTATCTGACTGGATTAAGACTCAAAATTCCTATTTGTAA
- a CDS encoding PhzF family isomerase has product MRNMYNLYQIDSFTKEKLKGNPAGVITNADGLAEIEMQKIARELNNSETAFIFSSDSDEYDVHVRFFTPTHEVPICGHATIAAHYARAIENNLDSSRVYHKTGAGILPVDIVKENGDYRIIMTQGKIELGSIIEGENKKTLLSALHISEEDLLENQEIQIVSTGHSKVMIGIKSIEILNKMKPNYETLCKLSEVINCNGYYVFTLNSEDSEILVNGRMFAPAIGINEDPVTGNANGPLGAYLVHHNIVKHDNSVFNFKAKQGETIGRTGIIEVDVRIENQQPIEVKVSGSAVIVFKTELSLED; this is encoded by the coding sequence ATGAGAAATATGTATAATTTATATCAAATAGATTCATTTACAAAAGAAAAATTAAAAGGAAATCCAGCAGGAGTAATAACAAATGCTGATGGTCTGGCAGAAATAGAAATGCAAAAAATAGCCAGAGAGCTTAATAATTCTGAGACAGCTTTTATTTTTTCTTCAGATAGTGATGAATACGATGTTCATGTGAGATTTTTTACTCCTACACATGAAGTTCCAATTTGTGGACATGCAACTATTGCAGCTCACTATGCAAGGGCAATTGAAAATAATCTAGATAGTTCGCGAGTGTATCATAAAACAGGTGCAGGAATTTTGCCAGTAGACATAGTAAAAGAAAATGGGGATTATAGAATTATAATGACACAAGGAAAAATTGAACTTGGAAGCATAATCGAAGGAGAAAATAAAAAAACTCTGCTTTCAGCTTTGCATATAAGCGAGGAAGATTTATTAGAAAATCAAGAAATCCAGATTGTTTCAACAGGACACTCAAAAGTAATGATAGGAATAAAAAGCATAGAGATTCTAAATAAAATGAAGCCAAACTATGAGACCTTATGTAAACTAAGCGAAGTCATTAATTGCAATGGGTATTATGTTTTTACTTTGAATTCTGAGGATAGTGAAATTTTAGTAAATGGAAGGATGTTTGCTCCTGCAATAGGAATAAATGAAGACCCTGTAACTGGAAATGCAAATGGTCCTTTAGGTGCTTATCTAGTACACCACAATATTGTTAAGCATGACAACTCGGTGTTTAATTTTAAGGCGAAGCAAGGAGAAACTATAGGAAGAACTGGTATTATTGAAGTTGATGTTAGAATAGAGAATCAACAGCCTATAGAGGTAAAAGTATCTGGAAGTGCTGTAATAGTATTTAAAACGGAGCTATCATTAGAAGATTAA
- a CDS encoding winged helix-turn-helix transcriptional regulator, with translation MDNDNINEFPNKRKRQKDFNCSLGFAMTVIGSKWRAIVLWHILKSNPIRYGQLKKSIPKISHKVLSQELKNLENDSLINRISYATIPPKVEYLPTDRGKTLEYILSELCLWGKEYMD, from the coding sequence ATGGATAACGATAACATTAACGAGTTTCCAAACAAAAGAAAAAGACAAAAAGACTTTAACTGCTCTTTGGGATTCGCCATGACGGTGATTGGTAGCAAATGGCGTGCGATAGTCCTTTGGCATATATTAAAGTCTAATCCTATACGATATGGTCAATTAAAAAAATCTATCCCCAAAATAAGTCACAAAGTGCTATCTCAAGAATTAAAAAACTTGGAAAATGATAGCCTTATTAATAGAATTTCTTATGCCACTATCCCTCCTAAGGTAGAATATCTTCCTACAGATAGGGGAAAAACTCTAGAATACATTTTGTCAGAGCTTTGTTTGTGGGGGAAAGAATACATGGACTAA
- a CDS encoding MotA/TolQ/ExbB proton channel family protein produces MYFVGLILFIAFLIFSTLLSGSLVSFIDLASIVVVLGFSFPLLMASGLLSDFLRAFKIMGSRVNVWSMIELNKTELALRLAMKLLLISGLSGTIIGIISIASHLSDMSALLPSIGVALLTLHYSILLVFILLPMQAKVKAMILTMDKDYNNENSTH; encoded by the coding sequence ATGTATTTTGTAGGTTTAATATTATTCATAGCTTTTTTGATTTTTTCTACTTTGCTTAGTGGATCTTTAGTATCCTTTATTGACCTAGCTAGTATTGTAGTTGTTTTGGGATTTAGTTTTCCTCTACTTATGGCTTCTGGACTTCTTTCAGATTTCTTGAGAGCTTTTAAAATTATGGGGAGTAGAGTAAATGTTTGGTCTATGATTGAATTAAATAAAACAGAACTAGCACTTCGCCTTGCTATGAAATTATTATTAATTTCTGGCTTGTCTGGAACAATTATAGGTATAATTTCTATAGCTTCACATTTAAGTGATATGAGTGCATTACTTCCAAGCATAGGTGTAGCTTTATTAACTCTTCATTACTCTATATTGCTTGTTTTCATACTTTTACCTATGCAAGCCAAAGTAAAAGCAATGATATTAACTATGGACAAGGACTATAATAATGAAAACTCAACTCATTAA
- a CDS encoding LuxR family transcriptional regulator: MKTQLIKIAGLASYLIILGALFNFNWILILNPKPFFSVLLGMLILTASQYKKAYTKDDIIYSLRWNLIFSSFLTTLISILSSISTMKLSDTGRLDITESILPMLYGSILYLILNILFNNPIKVASKENSSEAAVKSVNLFDPALSQRIFIEYGLTNRECHVASKLLENASNKEIAAQLYISEATIKKHIQNIYQKFGATDRSSYKEIYIKEASKVVHTIS, translated from the coding sequence ATGAAAACTCAACTCATTAAAATAGCTGGATTAGCTAGTTATTTAATAATTCTAGGCGCTTTATTTAATTTCAACTGGATACTCATTTTAAATCCTAAACCTTTTTTTTCGGTTCTACTTGGTATGCTTATATTGACCGCTTCTCAATATAAAAAAGCCTATACCAAAGATGACATCATTTATAGTCTCCGGTGGAACCTTATATTTTCAAGTTTTCTAACTACACTTATATCAATACTTTCATCTATATCGACTATGAAGCTATCAGATACTGGAAGGCTAGATATTACAGAATCTATCTTACCTATGCTCTATGGCAGTATACTATATTTAATCCTCAACATACTTTTTAACAACCCTATAAAGGTAGCTTCAAAAGAAAATAGCTCTGAAGCTGCAGTAAAATCTGTTAATTTATTTGATCCTGCTTTATCACAAAGAATTTTCATAGAATATGGACTGACAAACAGAGAGTGTCATGTAGCCTCAAAGCTATTAGAAAATGCCTCGAATAAAGAAATAGCTGCCCAGCTCTATATCAGCGAGGCAACTATAAAAAAACATATTCAAAATATCTACCAAAAATTTGGAGCAACTGACAGAAGTAGTTACAAGGAGATATATATTAAAGAGGCTTCAAAGGTCGTTCATACTATATCTTAG
- the recQ gene encoding DNA helicase RecQ, translating into MDLQNILKTYFGYDEFRNGQDKLIESIIKGRDALGIMPTGGGKSICYQLPAIALDGITIVISPLISLMKDQVDSLNELGINAAFINSTLDNDEFLQILEGIRANSYKIVYVAPERLNTDSFINLVKDIRISLVAVDEAHCISQWGHDFRPSYLEIPRFINSLKQRPAVAAFTATATKEIIKEIKRLIGLRNPIEVTTGFDRPNLYYQVLKVSNKSKFLIEYLNENFKTESGIVYCATRKSVESLVKILNDKGFSAVGYHGGMNSEERQNNQDEFILGNKRLIVATNAFGMGIDKPDVRFVIHYNMPKNMEAYYQEAGRAGRDGEKSDCILLYSASDIVKQKLMIQNDDIDPKRQEMLYKNLQYLVNYCNTNDCLRNQILNYFDEDFASDKCKNCSNCIDSSEMVDITLEAQKILSCIYRVNQRYGANMVIQVLRGSKNKKVLEARLDNVSTYGIMKEYSDSAISEIIMTLVSSGYIHMTHDKYPVLKLTSKSADVLSGKTKLHHKKHLLQRKDEKEKASKSIKGGNIDFDIELFEKLKQYRYKIAQEKGLPPYVIFHDIALKEMAAYLPVNKESFLEIKGVGEKKYENYGEGFIDIIKEAKI; encoded by the coding sequence ATGGACTTACAAAATATTTTAAAAACCTATTTTGGCTATGACGAGTTTAGAAATGGTCAAGACAAATTGATAGAAAGTATAATAAAAGGAAGAGATGCTCTAGGAATTATGCCCACTGGTGGAGGAAAATCTATCTGCTATCAGCTTCCTGCTATAGCACTTGATGGAATTACTATAGTTATATCTCCGCTTATATCTCTTATGAAGGATCAAGTGGATTCATTAAATGAACTAGGGATAAATGCGGCATTTATAAATAGCACTCTTGATAACGATGAGTTTTTGCAGATATTAGAGGGTATACGAGCTAATAGCTACAAGATAGTTTATGTTGCGCCTGAAAGATTAAATACTGACTCTTTTATAAATCTAGTTAAGGATATAAGGATATCTCTTGTGGCAGTAGACGAGGCTCACTGTATCAGTCAGTGGGGACATGATTTTAGACCTAGCTATCTTGAAATACCTAGATTTATTAATTCTTTAAAGCAAAGACCAGCAGTAGCAGCGTTTACGGCTACTGCGACTAAAGAAATCATTAAGGAAATTAAGCGCCTTATAGGGCTGAGAAATCCTATAGAGGTCACTACTGGTTTTGATAGACCAAATCTCTATTATCAGGTGCTAAAAGTCAGCAATAAATCTAAATTTTTAATCGAGTATCTAAATGAAAATTTTAAAACTGAATCTGGAATAGTTTACTGCGCCACGAGAAAGTCAGTTGAGTCACTGGTTAAGATTTTAAATGACAAGGGATTTTCGGCAGTGGGGTATCATGGAGGAATGAACTCGGAGGAGCGTCAAAATAATCAAGACGAGTTTATACTTGGGAATAAAAGACTTATAGTTGCAACCAATGCCTTTGGTATGGGAATAGATAAGCCAGATGTTAGATTTGTAATTCACTACAACATGCCCAAAAATATGGAAGCCTATTACCAAGAGGCAGGAAGAGCAGGACGTGACGGAGAAAAAAGTGATTGTATTTTACTTTATTCTGCTTCAGATATAGTAAAGCAAAAGCTCATGATTCAAAACGATGATATAGACCCTAAAAGGCAAGAGATGCTGTACAAAAATTTGCAGTACCTAGTTAATTACTGCAATACAAATGACTGTCTTAGAAATCAAATACTAAATTATTTTGATGAGGACTTTGCAAGTGATAAGTGCAAAAACTGCAGTAACTGTATAGATAGCTCGGAAATGGTAGATATTACTCTAGAAGCTCAGAAAATACTTTCTTGCATATACAGGGTGAACCAAAGATATGGAGCCAACATGGTGATACAGGTGCTTAGAGGGTCAAAGAATAAAAAAGTATTAGAAGCTAGATTAGACAATGTATCCACCTATGGAATAATGAAAGAGTACAGTGATAGTGCTATCAGCGAGATAATCATGACACTGGTATCAAGTGGATATATTCATATGACTCATGATAAATACCCAGTGCTAAAATTAACCAGCAAATCTGCAGATGTACTGAGCGGAAAAACTAAGCTTCATCATAAAAAGCATTTATTGCAAAGGAAAGATGAAAAAGAGAAAGCTAGTAAATCTATAAAAGGTGGAAATATAGATTTTGATATAGAGCTATTTGAAAAGCTAAAGCAATATAGATATAAGATAGCCCAAGAAAAAGGGCTACCTCCATATGTTATATTTCACGATATAGCGTTAAAAGAAATGGCGGCCTATCTGCCAGTGAATAAAGAGTCTTTCCTAGAAATAAAGGGCGTGGGTGAGAAGAAGTATGAAAATTATGGGGAAGGGTTTATTGATATAATTAAGGAAGCTAAGATATAG